The DNA region ATCCTGGTGGGGATGGTGCTGTGGACGGCGGTGCTGAAATCGGGCGTCCACGCAACGCTCGCCGGCGTGATCGTCGGCTTCTTCGTGCCGCTTAAGCCGCAGGACGGCAAGTCGCCCGCTAAACAGCTGGAGCATGTGCTGCACCCGTGGGTCGCCTTTATGATCCTGCCGCTGTTTGCGTTTGCCAACGCGGGCGTTTCCCTCGGCGGCGTGACGCTGGACGGGCTGACGTCCGTGCTGCCGCTGGGCATTATCGCCGGGCTGTTTATCGGCAAGCCGCTGGGGATTAGCCTCTTCTGCTGGCTGGCAACGAAGCTGAAGCTGGCGTCATTGCCGCACGGCACCACCTTTAAGCAGATTATGGCCGTCGGCGTGCTGTGCGGTATTGGGTTTACGATGTCGATCTTTATCTCGACGCTGGCGTTTGGCGCACATGCACCTGAGCTTATCGTCTGGGCTAAACTCGGCATTCTCATTGGCTCAGTGCTGGCTGCGGTAATCGGCTACACCTTGTTGAAGACGAAACTGTCCGGACAGGCCGTCCAGGCATAACGGAACTCCGGGAGGAGGCGCTCCTCCTCCCGATACAGACTCAGGGAGAGAAGACGCGATGTCTCATTTGAATTACAACCATCTGTACTACTTCTGGCACGTCTATAAACAGGGCTCGGTGGTGGGGGCGGCAGAGGCGCTTTACCTGACGCCGCAAACCATTACCGGCCAAATCAAGGCGCTGGAAGAACGCCTGCAGGGCAAGCTCTTCAAGCGTAAGGGGCGTGGGATTGAACCAACCGAACTCGGGGAACTGGTTTTTCGCTACGCGGACAAGATGTTCACGCTGAGTCAGGAGATGCTCGACATCGTCAACTACCGCAAAGAGTCTAACCTGCTCTTTGACGTCGGCGTGGCGGATGCGCTGTCGAAACGGCTGGTCAGCGGCGTGCTGGATGCGGCGGTAGTGGAAGATGAACAAATCCACCTGCGCTGCTTTGAATCTACCCATGAGATGCTGCTGGAACAGCTAAGCCAGCACAAGCTGGACATGATTATCTCGGACTGCCCCATCGATTCCACCCAGCAGGAAGGGCTGTTCTCGGTGAAGATTGGCGAATGCGGGGTCAGCTTCTGGTGTATTAACCCGCCGCCTGAGAAGCCGTTCCCTGCGTGCCTTGAAGAGCGCCGTCTGCTGGTGCCGGGAAGACGCTCCATGCTCGGACGCAAGCTGCTGAACTGGTTTAACTCCCAGGGGCTAAAGGTAGAAATCCTCGGTGAGTTCGACGATGCGGCGCTGATGAAAGCCTTTGGCGAAGCGCATAATGCGATCTTCGTTGCGCCGACGCTGTACGCGCACGATCTCTATTCGGACGACAGGATTACGGAGATAGGCCGAGTGGATAACGTGATGGAGGAGTACCACGCCATATTTGCCGAACGGATGATTCAGCACCCGGCGGTGCAGCGAATCTGTAACCGTGACTACTCGGCGCTGTTTACGCCACCGGCAATCTGAAGGCATAAAAAAACCCGCGTTAAGCGGGTTCTTTAAACAAGCAACAACAAATAGCGATTAAGCCAGTTTGTTGATCTGCGCGGTCAGGTTTGCTTTATGACGCGCTGCTTTGTTTTTGTGGATCAGACCTTTAGCAGCCTGACGATCCACGATTGGTTGCATTTCGTTAAATGCGTTCTGCGCTGCAGCTTTGTCGCCTGCTTCGATTGCTGCGTATACTTTCTTGATGAAAGTACGCATCATAGAGCGACGGCTTGCGTTGTGCTTACGAGCCTTTTCAGACTGAACGGCACGTTTCTTAGCTGATTTGATATTAGCCAAGTCCAACTCCCAAATATGTTCTATGTGGACAATTCAAAGGCCGAGGAATATGCCCTCTTTGCCTTCTTTTGTCAATGGATTTGTGCAAATAAGCGCCGTTAATGAGCGACGCTACGTTACGTAGTGATGGCGCAGGATTCTACCAGCTTGTCTTTCGTGAATACAGCCTTTCGGCATAAAAATCGCAGTTCACGAGCAGATTTTTTCGCTGCGAAAGGTCAGCCTGATGAAATCATTACGGCTTTCTCTTTTGCGCGAACAATCGCCGGTTAACCTTAACCGCTGTACAAGGTATACTTTGGCGATTTTCACTGTTTTGAGCCAGACATGAAGCTGATACGCGGCATACATAATCTCAGCAGCGCACCGCACGGGTGCGTGCTGACCATTGGTAATTTCGACGGCGTGCATCGTGGTCATCAGGCGCTGTTGCAGGGATTGCGTAAAGAAGGGGAGGCTCGTGGTCTGCCCGTTGTAGTGATGATTTTCGAACCGCAGCCGCTGGAGCTGTTCGCGGGCGATAAATCTCCCGCCCGTCTTACACGCCTGCGCGAGAAATTGCGCTATCTGGCAGAGTCCGGGGTGGACTATGTATTGTGCGTACGGTTCGATCGTCGCTTTGCCGCGCTGACAGCACAAAATTTCGTCAGCGACCTGCTGGTTAAGCGTCTTGGCGTGCAGTTTCTTGCCGTGGGCGATGATTTCCGCTTTGGCGCTGGTCGTCAGGGCGATTTCTTGCTATTACAGAAGGCTGGTCTGGAGTACGGATTTGACGTCACCAGCGCGATGACCTTCTGCGAAGGCGGCGTGCGCGTCAGCAGCACGGCGGTTCGTCGGGCACTGGCCGATGACGAACTGGATACGGCGGAAACCCTGCTGGGGCATCCGTTCACTATCTCTGGCCGCGTGGTCCATGGCGATGCGCTGGGCCGCACGATAGGCTTCCCGACGGCGAATATACCGCTGCGCCGTCAGGTTTCCCCGGTTAAAGGGGTTTATGCGGTGGAAGTGGCTGGACTGGGCGATAAACCGTTTTACGGCGTCGCCAACATTGGCACGCGTCCGACCGTCGCCGGTGTGCGTCAACAGTTAGAAGTGCACCTGCTGGACGTTGTAATGGACCTGTATGGTCGCCATATAGATGTGATACTGCGTAAAAAAATACGCAACGAGCAGCGATTTGGTTCGCTGGATGAACTGAAAGCGCAAATTGCGCGAGATGAATTGACGGCCCGCGAGTTTTTTGGGCTTTGAACCCGGCTTAACTGCCTACGTGATAAATACGGAACCGAGAATCTGATGAGTGACTATAAATCAACCCTGAATTTGCCGGAAACAGGGTTCCCGATGCGCGGCGATCTCGCCAAGCGCGAACCGGGAATGCTGGCGCGTTGGACCGATGATGACCTGTACGGCATCATTCGTGCAGCCAAAAAAGGCAAAAAAACCTTCATTCTGCATGAT from Enterobacter chengduensis includes:
- the nhaR gene encoding transcriptional activator NhaR yields the protein MSHLNYNHLYYFWHVYKQGSVVGAAEALYLTPQTITGQIKALEERLQGKLFKRKGRGIEPTELGELVFRYADKMFTLSQEMLDIVNYRKESNLLFDVGVADALSKRLVSGVLDAAVVEDEQIHLRCFESTHEMLLEQLSQHKLDMIISDCPIDSTQQEGLFSVKIGECGVSFWCINPPPEKPFPACLEERRLLVPGRRSMLGRKLLNWFNSQGLKVEILGEFDDAALMKAFGEAHNAIFVAPTLYAHDLYSDDRITEIGRVDNVMEEYHAIFAERMIQHPAVQRICNRDYSALFTPPAI
- the rpsT gene encoding 30S ribosomal protein S20; protein product: MANIKSAKKRAVQSEKARKHNASRRSMMRTFIKKVYAAIEAGDKAAAQNAFNEMQPIVDRQAAKGLIHKNKAARHKANLTAQINKLA
- the ribF gene encoding bifunctional riboflavin kinase/FAD synthetase, whose amino-acid sequence is MKLIRGIHNLSSAPHGCVLTIGNFDGVHRGHQALLQGLRKEGEARGLPVVVMIFEPQPLELFAGDKSPARLTRLREKLRYLAESGVDYVLCVRFDRRFAALTAQNFVSDLLVKRLGVQFLAVGDDFRFGAGRQGDFLLLQKAGLEYGFDVTSAMTFCEGGVRVSSTAVRRALADDELDTAETLLGHPFTISGRVVHGDALGRTIGFPTANIPLRRQVSPVKGVYAVEVAGLGDKPFYGVANIGTRPTVAGVRQQLEVHLLDVVMDLYGRHIDVILRKKIRNEQRFGSLDELKAQIARDELTAREFFGL